The Ananas comosus cultivar F153 linkage group 2, ASM154086v1, whole genome shotgun sequence genome contains a region encoding:
- the LOC109726284 gene encoding pectinesterase-like, whose product MAKLLTQLLVFSLLLAFRVVTCAPILSCSQTPYPQVCTSMLNPSSFFAQSKTKSKFHNLVLQATLDRAVLAHRLASALDVSSLDHRAKSAWADCLELSEDTINKLNSSIYSIPSDDAQTWLSAAMANQQSCHHGFLELSSLHHFSSSPFVSNNITKSLSNLLAINKAMATVESRGNNRRLLSRGFPKWIKPADRRLLQSSTSSIKANLVVAKDGSGDYTTISAAVAASAKRRSGTSRYVIYVKAGIYNENVQITGSTKNLMLIGDGIGATIVTGSRNVKDGSTTFRSATFAVVGDGFIGRDMTFRNTAGPQKYQAVALRSGSDHSVFYRCSFEGYQDTLYVYSQRQFYRNCDIYGTIDFIFGDAAVVFQSCNIFVRKPLANQENTVTAQGRSDPNENTGISIYGSVITAASDLKPVQGAFKTYLGRPWREYSRTVVMKTSLDSLIDPAGWLEWSGSFALRTLYYGEYMNSGPGAGTARRVKWPGYHVITSAAVAGEFTAGRFLNGDSWIPATGVPYTSGL is encoded by the exons tttggCCTTTAGGGTTGTAACCTGTGCCCCAATACTATCATGTAGCCAAACTCCTTATCCTCAAGTTTGTACCTCAATGCTAAACCCTAGCTCTTTCTTTGCTCAATCCAAAACTAAGTCCAAGTTCCACAACTTGGTTCTTCAAGCAACCCTCGACCGAGCCGTTCTAGCGCATCGTCTCGCGTCGGCTTTGGACGTTAGCTCACTCGACCACCGAGCCAAGTCGGCCTGGGCCGACTGCTTAGAGCTAAGCGAGGACACCATTAACAAGCTCAATAGCTCGATCTATTCCATACCCAGTGATGATGCTCAAACTTGGCTAAGCGCGGCAATGGCGAACCAACAATCGTGTCATCACGGTTTCCTTGAACTCAGTTCTCTACACCACTTCTCTTCCTCACCCTTCGTGTCCAACAATATAACCAAATCTCTTAGCAACTTATTAGCCATTAATAAGGCAATGGCGACGGTCGAGTCGCGCGGTAACAACCGACGCTTGCTTTCTCGTGGGTTTCCAAAATGGATCAAACCTGCGGACCGCAGACTTCTGCAGTCCTCAACCTCATCGATAAAAGCAAATCTCGTGGTGGCGAAAGATGGCTCGGGCGATTACACGACCATCTCCGCCGCTGTGGCGGCATCCGCGAAGCGACGGAGCGGCACTTCGAGATATGTCATATACGTTAAGGCCGGCATTTACAACGAGAATGTGCAGATCACGGGGTCGACGAAAAACCTCATGCTGATCGGAGATGGAATCGGCGCGACGATCGTCACCGGTAGCCGGAACGTAAAAGATGGATCCACGACGTTCCGGTCCGCAACCTTTG CTGTTGTTGGCGATGGCTTCATTGGTCGGGACATGACGTTTCGGAACACGGCCGGGCCACAGAAGTATCAGGCGGTTGCCCTTCGGTCGGGATCAGACCACTCGGTCTTCTATCGGTGTAGCTTCGAGGGCTACCAGGACACCCTCTACGTCTACTCGCAGCGTCAGTTCTACCGCAACTGCGACATCTACGGTACGATCGACTTCATCTTCGGCGACGCTGCAGTCGTCTTTCAAAGCTGCAACATATTCGTGCGAAAGCCGCTTGCAAACCAGGAGAACACCGTGACGGCCCAAGGACGGTCCGACCCGAACGAGAACACGGGGATATCCATCTACGGCTCTGTGATCACGGCGGCGTCGGACCTCAAGCCGGTGCAGGGCGCATTCAAGACGTACTTGGGCCGGCCATGGCGCGAATACTCGAGAACGGTGGTGATGAAGACGTCGCTTGATAGCCTGATCGATCCAGCGGGGTGGCTCGAGTGGAGCGGGAGCTTCGCGCTGAGGACGTTGTACTACGGAGAGTACATGAACAGCGGGCCGGGAGCGGGCACGGCCAGGCGGGTGAAATGGCCAGGGTACCACGTCATAACGAGTGCGGCGGTGGCCGGGGAATTCACTGCCGGGAGGTTCCTGAATGGGGATTCGTGGATTCCAGCGACCGGTGTTCCCTATACTTCCGGTCTCTAA
- the LOC109705219 gene encoding DNA repair protein RAD4 isoform X2, whose amino-acid sequence MLVIHQTCPCAPLRLHRPNQTITEHPRVLPTFPSSFSLPRSSVRENAMRTRNQSKRSPQNLSAMSEESVDRVAKRGTAREESGAKRWREIDSLMENADSENKVDESLKNNRKGKAKAVVSRDVSVKGCGMRNTKESTLTGREEAASGHFDASEMDWEEGIVSTSDCREGFSHDLGKDVIVEFTGLPSPAERKINRRVSAEEKELAELVHKVHLLCLLARGRVVDKACDDPLIQASILSLLPSNLLKIAEVPKLTFRSNFHISTQSVDRGSFESNLVFALQTHEGTTEEVAALSVALLRALNLTTRFVSILDVASLKPDSDLSGISDLDVLRLDTRVSSSLATMNSTNLVGTLSPVPNPGDPINDTTTGALLRDKCGKKEGTPICKKNLLKGLTGDNLQDGSCASESKCSEGPKKRGDLEFELQMEMALSATAATATRDNKQGLKIDDSNNSLHSLTPPLKRLKQCKDGEPLKYSSSNAVWSRRAGPPLYWAEVYCNGETLTGRWVHVDAVNGIIDGEDKVEAASAACRKPLKYVVAFAGQGAKDVTRRYCMQWYKIAPKRVNPQWWDRVLAPLKELESSATSAMVHLEAFQEKLPSTVEEKVSVAPCPPIMDSEDPNNTKDCAQSVKLASEFGAESSERLIKSVCPSHNHGISCRNYQEDMELETRALTEPLPTNQLAYRNHHLYAIERWLTKNQILHPKGPVLGYCSGHPVYPRSCVQTLQTRQKWLREGLQVRESEEPAKIMKRSTKNFNIQLSEPGVFEEDKGEPSVELYGKWQLEPLKLPRAVNGIVPKNERGQVEVWSEKCLPPGTVHLRLPRLVPVVKRLEIDYAPAMVGFEFRNGRSFPMFEGIVVCREFKDAILEVYAEEEERRVAEERKRNETQALSRWFQLLSSIVTRQRLKNSYVNPKSLHGQENIHRTDCEKSHSEQGVRSSRQQERSVREAKPVLTSPHDHEHVFPLENQSFDEELFVRTKRCPCGFSIQVEEL is encoded by the exons ATGTTAGTAATTCACCAAACGTGCCCTTGTGCTCCGTTACGGTTGCATCGCCCGAACCAAACCATCACCGAACATCCGAGGGTTCTCCCCACTTttccctcctctttctctcttccccgTTCGAGCGTGAGAGAAAACGCCATGCGAACGAGGAACCAATCCAAACGATCTCCACAAAATCTATCCG CAATGTCGGAAGAGAGTGTGGATAGGGTCGCGAAACGGGGAACCGCGCGTGAAGAGTCGGGCGCGAAACGGTGGCGAGAAATTGATTCGTTAATGGAGAACGCCGACTCTGAAAACAAg GTAGATGAGTCACTCAAAAACAATCGCAAAGGAAAAGCTAAGGCAGTGGTTAGTCGCGATGTCTCTGTGAAAGGATGTGGTATGAGAAATACAAAGGAAAGTACGCTGACGGGAAGAGAAGAGGCGGCAAGTGGTCATTTTGATGCAAGTGAGATGGACTGGGAGGAGGGTATTGTTTCTACTTCAGACTGCAGAGAAGGTTTCTCGCATGATCTTGGAAAGGATGTGATTGTTGAATTTACTGGCTTGCCATCTCCTGCTGAGAGGAAGATCAACCGAAGGGTTTCTGCTGAAGAAAAG GAGCTAGCAGAGCTAGTGCACAAAGTTCATTTGTTGTGTCTGCTTGCACGGGGTAGGGTAGTCGACAAGGCTTGTGATGACCCTCTCATTCAG GCATCCATACTTTCTCTTCTACCATCTAACTTACTGAAGATTGCGGAAGTTCCAAAATTGACA TTTCGTAGCAATTTCCATATATCAACACAAAGTGTTGATAGGGGATCATTTGAATCCAACCTTGTCTTTGCTCTTCAAACTCATGAAGGGACTACTGAAGAG GTTGCTGCACTCTCAGTGGCGTTACTTAGGGCCCTCAATTTGACAACAAG GTTTGTTTCCATCCTTGATGTGGCTTCCCTCAAGCCAGATTCAGATCTATCTGGAATCTCGGATCTAGATGTTCTTAGACTAGACACAAGAGTATCTTCTTCTCTTGCCACTATGAACAGCACTAATCTGGTTGGTACTCTATCTCCTGTTCCTAATCCGGGTGATCCAATAAATGATACAACTACTGGGGCTTTGCTAAGAGACAAGTGTGGCAAAAAGGAGGGCACGCCAATCTGCAAGAAGAATTTGCTTAAAGGTTTAACAGGCGATAATTTACAAGATGGAAGCTGTGCTTCTGAGTCAAAATGTTCTGAAGGaccaaaaaaaaggggggacCTAGAGTTTGAGTTGCAGATGGAAATGGCTCTCTCAGCCACTGCAGCGACAGCAACACGAGATAATAAACAAGGTTTAAAGATAGATGATTCGAATAACAGCTTACACTCTCTAACTCCGCCATTGAAGAGATTGAAGCAATGTAAAGATGGAGAACCTTTGAAATACAGTAGCTCGAATGCAGTTTGGTCGAGAAGAGCAGGTCCTCCTTTATACTGGGCGGAGGTCTATTGTAATGGGGAGACATTAACTGGAAGATGGGTGCATGTTGATGCTGTAAATGGTATTATTGACGGTGAGGACAAAGTAGAAGCTGCTTCTGCTGCTTGCAGAAAGCCTTTAAAATATGTTGTTGCTTTTGCTGGACAGGGTGCTAAAGATGTGACACGCAG GTATTGCATGCAGTGGTATAAGATTGCTCCAAAGAGGGTAAATCCACAATGGTGGGATAGGGTGTTGGCACCGTTGAAAGAGTTGGAATCAAGTGCAACCAGTGCAATGGTTCATTTAGAAGCATTTCAAGAAAAACTTCCATCGACTGTAGAGGAAAAGGTATCTGTAGCGCCCTGTCCTCCTATAATGGATTCTGAAGACCCTAACAATACTAAAGATTGTGCACAAAGTGTCAAATTGGCTAGTGAATTTGGTGCAGAATCATCTGAGCGGCTTATCAAGTCAGTATGTCCATCTCACAACCATGGGATCTCATGTCGAAATTATCAAGAAGATATGGAACTTGAAACCAGGGCTCTAACTGAGCCTCTTCCTACCAATCAATTG GCATATAGAAATCATCATCTGTACGCAATTGAAAGATGGCTTACCAAGAATCAAATTCTTCATCCAAAAGGTCCTGTACTTGGTTATTGTTCCGGGCATCCTGTTTATCCTCGATCTTGTGTTCAGACACTACAAACAAGACAAAAGTGGTTACGAGAAGGCTTGCAAGTTAGAGAAAGTGAGGAACCTGCAAAG ATAATGAAACGTTCAACCAAGAATTTTAATATCCAGTTATCCGAACCTGGTGTTTTTGAAGAAGATAAAGGCGAACCAAGCGTAGAACTCTATGGGAAGTGGCAGCTGGAACCATTAAAACTGCCTCGTGCTGTAAATGGCATTGTGCCTAAG AATGAGCGTGGTCAAGTTGAAGTATGGTCTGAAAAGTGTCTACCACCTGGTACAGTACACTTGAGGTTACCCAGACTAGTTCCAGTTGTGAAGAGGCTTGAAATTGATTATGCACCAGCCATGGTTGGATTTGAATTTCGCAATGGCCGTTCTTTTCCGATGTTCGAGGGAATTGTGGTCTGCAGAGAGTTCAAAGATGCAATCTTGGAG gtttatgcagaagaagaagaaagaagagtaGCTGAAGAGAGGAAACGAAATGAAACACAGGCTCTTTCAAGGTGGTTTCAGCTGCTTTCATCCATCGTAACAAGACAACGGTTGAAGAATTCATATGTGAATCCCAAATCTTTGCATGGCCAAGAGAATATTCATCGAACCGATTGCGAGAAGAGTCATTCCGAACAAGGTGTTCGATCGAGCCGACAACAGGAAAGATCAGTACGAGAGGCAAAGCCAGTTTTGACGTCTCCTCACGATCACGAGCATGTATTTCCCTTAGAGAATCAAAGCTTTGACGAAGAGCTATTTGTGCGAACAAAGAGGTGCCCATGTGGATTCTCCATCCAGGTAGAGGAGTTGTAG
- the LOC109705219 gene encoding DNA repair protein RAD4 isoform X1, whose product MLVIHQTCPCAPLRLHRPNQTITEHPRVLPTFPSSFSLPRSSVRENAMRTRNQSKRSPQNLSAMSEESVDRVAKRGTAREESGAKRWREIDSLMENADSENKVDESLKNNRKGKAKAVVSRDVSVKGCGMRNTKESTLTGREEAASGHFDASEMDWEEGIVSTSDCREGFSHDLGKDVIVEFTGLPSPAERKINRRVSAEEKELAELVHKVHLLCLLARGRVVDKACDDPLIQASILSLLPSNLLKIAEVPKLTANKLGSLVNWFRSNFHISTQSVDRGSFESNLVFALQTHEGTTEEVAALSVALLRALNLTTRFVSILDVASLKPDSDLSGISDLDVLRLDTRVSSSLATMNSTNLVGTLSPVPNPGDPINDTTTGALLRDKCGKKEGTPICKKNLLKGLTGDNLQDGSCASESKCSEGPKKRGDLEFELQMEMALSATAATATRDNKQGLKIDDSNNSLHSLTPPLKRLKQCKDGEPLKYSSSNAVWSRRAGPPLYWAEVYCNGETLTGRWVHVDAVNGIIDGEDKVEAASAACRKPLKYVVAFAGQGAKDVTRRYCMQWYKIAPKRVNPQWWDRVLAPLKELESSATSAMVHLEAFQEKLPSTVEEKVSVAPCPPIMDSEDPNNTKDCAQSVKLASEFGAESSERLIKSVCPSHNHGISCRNYQEDMELETRALTEPLPTNQLAYRNHHLYAIERWLTKNQILHPKGPVLGYCSGHPVYPRSCVQTLQTRQKWLREGLQVRESEEPAKIMKRSTKNFNIQLSEPGVFEEDKGEPSVELYGKWQLEPLKLPRAVNGIVPKNERGQVEVWSEKCLPPGTVHLRLPRLVPVVKRLEIDYAPAMVGFEFRNGRSFPMFEGIVVCREFKDAILEVYAEEEERRVAEERKRNETQALSRWFQLLSSIVTRQRLKNSYVNPKSLHGQENIHRTDCEKSHSEQGVRSSRQQERSVREAKPVLTSPHDHEHVFPLENQSFDEELFVRTKRCPCGFSIQVEEL is encoded by the exons ATGTTAGTAATTCACCAAACGTGCCCTTGTGCTCCGTTACGGTTGCATCGCCCGAACCAAACCATCACCGAACATCCGAGGGTTCTCCCCACTTttccctcctctttctctcttccccgTTCGAGCGTGAGAGAAAACGCCATGCGAACGAGGAACCAATCCAAACGATCTCCACAAAATCTATCCG CAATGTCGGAAGAGAGTGTGGATAGGGTCGCGAAACGGGGAACCGCGCGTGAAGAGTCGGGCGCGAAACGGTGGCGAGAAATTGATTCGTTAATGGAGAACGCCGACTCTGAAAACAAg GTAGATGAGTCACTCAAAAACAATCGCAAAGGAAAAGCTAAGGCAGTGGTTAGTCGCGATGTCTCTGTGAAAGGATGTGGTATGAGAAATACAAAGGAAAGTACGCTGACGGGAAGAGAAGAGGCGGCAAGTGGTCATTTTGATGCAAGTGAGATGGACTGGGAGGAGGGTATTGTTTCTACTTCAGACTGCAGAGAAGGTTTCTCGCATGATCTTGGAAAGGATGTGATTGTTGAATTTACTGGCTTGCCATCTCCTGCTGAGAGGAAGATCAACCGAAGGGTTTCTGCTGAAGAAAAG GAGCTAGCAGAGCTAGTGCACAAAGTTCATTTGTTGTGTCTGCTTGCACGGGGTAGGGTAGTCGACAAGGCTTGTGATGACCCTCTCATTCAG GCATCCATACTTTCTCTTCTACCATCTAACTTACTGAAGATTGCGGAAGTTCCAAAATTGACAGCTAATAAGCTTGGCTCTCTTGTAAATTGG TTTCGTAGCAATTTCCATATATCAACACAAAGTGTTGATAGGGGATCATTTGAATCCAACCTTGTCTTTGCTCTTCAAACTCATGAAGGGACTACTGAAGAG GTTGCTGCACTCTCAGTGGCGTTACTTAGGGCCCTCAATTTGACAACAAG GTTTGTTTCCATCCTTGATGTGGCTTCCCTCAAGCCAGATTCAGATCTATCTGGAATCTCGGATCTAGATGTTCTTAGACTAGACACAAGAGTATCTTCTTCTCTTGCCACTATGAACAGCACTAATCTGGTTGGTACTCTATCTCCTGTTCCTAATCCGGGTGATCCAATAAATGATACAACTACTGGGGCTTTGCTAAGAGACAAGTGTGGCAAAAAGGAGGGCACGCCAATCTGCAAGAAGAATTTGCTTAAAGGTTTAACAGGCGATAATTTACAAGATGGAAGCTGTGCTTCTGAGTCAAAATGTTCTGAAGGaccaaaaaaaaggggggacCTAGAGTTTGAGTTGCAGATGGAAATGGCTCTCTCAGCCACTGCAGCGACAGCAACACGAGATAATAAACAAGGTTTAAAGATAGATGATTCGAATAACAGCTTACACTCTCTAACTCCGCCATTGAAGAGATTGAAGCAATGTAAAGATGGAGAACCTTTGAAATACAGTAGCTCGAATGCAGTTTGGTCGAGAAGAGCAGGTCCTCCTTTATACTGGGCGGAGGTCTATTGTAATGGGGAGACATTAACTGGAAGATGGGTGCATGTTGATGCTGTAAATGGTATTATTGACGGTGAGGACAAAGTAGAAGCTGCTTCTGCTGCTTGCAGAAAGCCTTTAAAATATGTTGTTGCTTTTGCTGGACAGGGTGCTAAAGATGTGACACGCAG GTATTGCATGCAGTGGTATAAGATTGCTCCAAAGAGGGTAAATCCACAATGGTGGGATAGGGTGTTGGCACCGTTGAAAGAGTTGGAATCAAGTGCAACCAGTGCAATGGTTCATTTAGAAGCATTTCAAGAAAAACTTCCATCGACTGTAGAGGAAAAGGTATCTGTAGCGCCCTGTCCTCCTATAATGGATTCTGAAGACCCTAACAATACTAAAGATTGTGCACAAAGTGTCAAATTGGCTAGTGAATTTGGTGCAGAATCATCTGAGCGGCTTATCAAGTCAGTATGTCCATCTCACAACCATGGGATCTCATGTCGAAATTATCAAGAAGATATGGAACTTGAAACCAGGGCTCTAACTGAGCCTCTTCCTACCAATCAATTG GCATATAGAAATCATCATCTGTACGCAATTGAAAGATGGCTTACCAAGAATCAAATTCTTCATCCAAAAGGTCCTGTACTTGGTTATTGTTCCGGGCATCCTGTTTATCCTCGATCTTGTGTTCAGACACTACAAACAAGACAAAAGTGGTTACGAGAAGGCTTGCAAGTTAGAGAAAGTGAGGAACCTGCAAAG ATAATGAAACGTTCAACCAAGAATTTTAATATCCAGTTATCCGAACCTGGTGTTTTTGAAGAAGATAAAGGCGAACCAAGCGTAGAACTCTATGGGAAGTGGCAGCTGGAACCATTAAAACTGCCTCGTGCTGTAAATGGCATTGTGCCTAAG AATGAGCGTGGTCAAGTTGAAGTATGGTCTGAAAAGTGTCTACCACCTGGTACAGTACACTTGAGGTTACCCAGACTAGTTCCAGTTGTGAAGAGGCTTGAAATTGATTATGCACCAGCCATGGTTGGATTTGAATTTCGCAATGGCCGTTCTTTTCCGATGTTCGAGGGAATTGTGGTCTGCAGAGAGTTCAAAGATGCAATCTTGGAG gtttatgcagaagaagaagaaagaagagtaGCTGAAGAGAGGAAACGAAATGAAACACAGGCTCTTTCAAGGTGGTTTCAGCTGCTTTCATCCATCGTAACAAGACAACGGTTGAAGAATTCATATGTGAATCCCAAATCTTTGCATGGCCAAGAGAATATTCATCGAACCGATTGCGAGAAGAGTCATTCCGAACAAGGTGTTCGATCGAGCCGACAACAGGAAAGATCAGTACGAGAGGCAAAGCCAGTTTTGACGTCTCCTCACGATCACGAGCATGTATTTCCCTTAGAGAATCAAAGCTTTGACGAAGAGCTATTTGTGCGAACAAAGAGGTGCCCATGTGGATTCTCCATCCAGGTAGAGGAGTTGTAG
- the LOC109705219 gene encoding DNA repair protein RAD4 isoform X3, translating into MRNTKESTLTGREEAASGHFDASEMDWEEGIVSTSDCREGFSHDLGKDVIVEFTGLPSPAERKINRRVSAEEKELAELVHKVHLLCLLARGRVVDKACDDPLIQASILSLLPSNLLKIAEVPKLTANKLGSLVNWFRSNFHISTQSVDRGSFESNLVFALQTHEGTTEEVAALSVALLRALNLTTRFVSILDVASLKPDSDLSGISDLDVLRLDTRVSSSLATMNSTNLVGTLSPVPNPGDPINDTTTGALLRDKCGKKEGTPICKKNLLKGLTGDNLQDGSCASESKCSEGPKKRGDLEFELQMEMALSATAATATRDNKQGLKIDDSNNSLHSLTPPLKRLKQCKDGEPLKYSSSNAVWSRRAGPPLYWAEVYCNGETLTGRWVHVDAVNGIIDGEDKVEAASAACRKPLKYVVAFAGQGAKDVTRRYCMQWYKIAPKRVNPQWWDRVLAPLKELESSATSAMVHLEAFQEKLPSTVEEKVSVAPCPPIMDSEDPNNTKDCAQSVKLASEFGAESSERLIKSVCPSHNHGISCRNYQEDMELETRALTEPLPTNQLAYRNHHLYAIERWLTKNQILHPKGPVLGYCSGHPVYPRSCVQTLQTRQKWLREGLQVRESEEPAKIMKRSTKNFNIQLSEPGVFEEDKGEPSVELYGKWQLEPLKLPRAVNGIVPKNERGQVEVWSEKCLPPGTVHLRLPRLVPVVKRLEIDYAPAMVGFEFRNGRSFPMFEGIVVCREFKDAILEVYAEEEERRVAEERKRNETQALSRWFQLLSSIVTRQRLKNSYVNPKSLHGQENIHRTDCEKSHSEQGVRSSRQQERSVREAKPVLTSPHDHEHVFPLENQSFDEELFVRTKRCPCGFSIQVEEL; encoded by the exons ATGAGAAATACAAAGGAAAGTACGCTGACGGGAAGAGAAGAGGCGGCAAGTGGTCATTTTGATGCAAGTGAGATGGACTGGGAGGAGGGTATTGTTTCTACTTCAGACTGCAGAGAAGGTTTCTCGCATGATCTTGGAAAGGATGTGATTGTTGAATTTACTGGCTTGCCATCTCCTGCTGAGAGGAAGATCAACCGAAGGGTTTCTGCTGAAGAAAAG GAGCTAGCAGAGCTAGTGCACAAAGTTCATTTGTTGTGTCTGCTTGCACGGGGTAGGGTAGTCGACAAGGCTTGTGATGACCCTCTCATTCAG GCATCCATACTTTCTCTTCTACCATCTAACTTACTGAAGATTGCGGAAGTTCCAAAATTGACAGCTAATAAGCTTGGCTCTCTTGTAAATTGG TTTCGTAGCAATTTCCATATATCAACACAAAGTGTTGATAGGGGATCATTTGAATCCAACCTTGTCTTTGCTCTTCAAACTCATGAAGGGACTACTGAAGAG GTTGCTGCACTCTCAGTGGCGTTACTTAGGGCCCTCAATTTGACAACAAG GTTTGTTTCCATCCTTGATGTGGCTTCCCTCAAGCCAGATTCAGATCTATCTGGAATCTCGGATCTAGATGTTCTTAGACTAGACACAAGAGTATCTTCTTCTCTTGCCACTATGAACAGCACTAATCTGGTTGGTACTCTATCTCCTGTTCCTAATCCGGGTGATCCAATAAATGATACAACTACTGGGGCTTTGCTAAGAGACAAGTGTGGCAAAAAGGAGGGCACGCCAATCTGCAAGAAGAATTTGCTTAAAGGTTTAACAGGCGATAATTTACAAGATGGAAGCTGTGCTTCTGAGTCAAAATGTTCTGAAGGaccaaaaaaaaggggggacCTAGAGTTTGAGTTGCAGATGGAAATGGCTCTCTCAGCCACTGCAGCGACAGCAACACGAGATAATAAACAAGGTTTAAAGATAGATGATTCGAATAACAGCTTACACTCTCTAACTCCGCCATTGAAGAGATTGAAGCAATGTAAAGATGGAGAACCTTTGAAATACAGTAGCTCGAATGCAGTTTGGTCGAGAAGAGCAGGTCCTCCTTTATACTGGGCGGAGGTCTATTGTAATGGGGAGACATTAACTGGAAGATGGGTGCATGTTGATGCTGTAAATGGTATTATTGACGGTGAGGACAAAGTAGAAGCTGCTTCTGCTGCTTGCAGAAAGCCTTTAAAATATGTTGTTGCTTTTGCTGGACAGGGTGCTAAAGATGTGACACGCAG GTATTGCATGCAGTGGTATAAGATTGCTCCAAAGAGGGTAAATCCACAATGGTGGGATAGGGTGTTGGCACCGTTGAAAGAGTTGGAATCAAGTGCAACCAGTGCAATGGTTCATTTAGAAGCATTTCAAGAAAAACTTCCATCGACTGTAGAGGAAAAGGTATCTGTAGCGCCCTGTCCTCCTATAATGGATTCTGAAGACCCTAACAATACTAAAGATTGTGCACAAAGTGTCAAATTGGCTAGTGAATTTGGTGCAGAATCATCTGAGCGGCTTATCAAGTCAGTATGTCCATCTCACAACCATGGGATCTCATGTCGAAATTATCAAGAAGATATGGAACTTGAAACCAGGGCTCTAACTGAGCCTCTTCCTACCAATCAATTG GCATATAGAAATCATCATCTGTACGCAATTGAAAGATGGCTTACCAAGAATCAAATTCTTCATCCAAAAGGTCCTGTACTTGGTTATTGTTCCGGGCATCCTGTTTATCCTCGATCTTGTGTTCAGACACTACAAACAAGACAAAAGTGGTTACGAGAAGGCTTGCAAGTTAGAGAAAGTGAGGAACCTGCAAAG ATAATGAAACGTTCAACCAAGAATTTTAATATCCAGTTATCCGAACCTGGTGTTTTTGAAGAAGATAAAGGCGAACCAAGCGTAGAACTCTATGGGAAGTGGCAGCTGGAACCATTAAAACTGCCTCGTGCTGTAAATGGCATTGTGCCTAAG AATGAGCGTGGTCAAGTTGAAGTATGGTCTGAAAAGTGTCTACCACCTGGTACAGTACACTTGAGGTTACCCAGACTAGTTCCAGTTGTGAAGAGGCTTGAAATTGATTATGCACCAGCCATGGTTGGATTTGAATTTCGCAATGGCCGTTCTTTTCCGATGTTCGAGGGAATTGTGGTCTGCAGAGAGTTCAAAGATGCAATCTTGGAG gtttatgcagaagaagaagaaagaagagtaGCTGAAGAGAGGAAACGAAATGAAACACAGGCTCTTTCAAGGTGGTTTCAGCTGCTTTCATCCATCGTAACAAGACAACGGTTGAAGAATTCATATGTGAATCCCAAATCTTTGCATGGCCAAGAGAATATTCATCGAACCGATTGCGAGAAGAGTCATTCCGAACAAGGTGTTCGATCGAGCCGACAACAGGAAAGATCAGTACGAGAGGCAAAGCCAGTTTTGACGTCTCCTCACGATCACGAGCATGTATTTCCCTTAGAGAATCAAAGCTTTGACGAAGAGCTATTTGTGCGAACAAAGAGGTGCCCATGTGGATTCTCCATCCAGGTAGAGGAGTTGTAG